DNA sequence from the Thalassotalea sp. 273M-4 genome:
AGGTGACTTAGGTGAAATGTTCGGTGTTGTTCGTCGTGCTTCAGGTAACGCATACGGTCGTATCGCGACTTCAATCGTTAGTGCACAATACCCAGGCCGTGAAGCGGTTCTTGATAAACTTGCTAACGCAAAAGAAATTCCAGTTCTTTCTGAACTAGAAGAACTTTGGTTTGCACTTCAAACTGAGATGACTGAGTCTGGTAAAATCTCTACTTTTGAAGCAGAAGTTACTCAGTTAAACGGTTCTAAGTCAATGGAACAAGTAACTCGTATCGGTACTTTCAACCTGATCTCTGAGCAAGGTTACTTAAACTTCAACGACGATGCTGGTCAAATTCAACCTCTAGGTAAGCAACCTGACGGCGGTATCTTAGGTTTAGTACCTGATTACTTAGCTCAAGACGCTGGTTACTCAGCTTTATGGCTTGACCCTGCAAAAGGTCAAATCCTTAACCTAGAAACTCAAAAAGCAACACTTGAAGACCGTTACCATCAAGGTGGTACAGTTGGTTACGTAATCACTGTAGTACTTATCATTGGTTTATTAATTGGTCTTGAGCGTATGATTTTCCTAGGCCTAATGGAAGCGAAAATCAAGAAGCAGCTTAAAAACCGTAACCAACCTAACTTAAACAACCCACTTGGTCGTATGATTAAAGTTTATCACGACAACAAAGGTGCTGATGCTGAAACGCTTGAGCTTAAGTTAGACGAAGCTATTTTACGTGAAACGCCGAAGATCGAACGTGGTATTAACCTAATCAAAATCTTCGCTGCTGTTGCACCATTGTTAGGTCTACTAGGTACAGTTGTTGGTATGATCGGTACGTTCCAATCAATCACGCTATACGGTACTGGTGATCCTAAGATCATGGCGGGTGACATCTCAATGGCACTTGTTACAACGGCAATGGGTCTAATCTGTGCTCTACCTCTAATCCTAGTTCACTCAATCGTGGCTGGTCGTGGTAAGTCGGTATTCCATATTCTTGACGAGCAAAGCGCGGGTATCGTAGCTGAAATCGCCGAGCAGGAGAAACAGTAATGATTTTCCTGATAGAACTTTGGGAATCTGTCAGGGAATTTATTGCGACAGGTGGCTTTGTTTTATACTTTGTTGCCATCGCTCTCTTCTTAATGTGGATCTTAATGATCGAGAAGTATTGGTTTTTAACCGCAGTATTCCCGAAAATGAAACGTGACATTATTGCACGTTGGGATGCTCGTGAAGATACAACTTCTTGGTATGCTCACAGAATTAGAGATAATTGGATTTCCGAAGCAGCAGAGATATTGGATGCACGCATGATCACCATCAGAACGTTGGTCGCTATGTGTCCCCTTATCGGCCTTTTAGGCACTGTAACCGGTATGATTGCGGTATTCGAAATTATGGCGGTACAAGGTACTGGTAACCCGCGCTTAATGGCAGCGGGTATCTCGATGGCAACAATTCCGACAATGTCCGGTATGGTTGCAGCACTGTCTGGCGTATTTTTTAGCTCCAGATTAGACGCGAAAGTAAAAATGGAGAAGGCGAAGCTAATCGATAGCTTACCTCATCACTAGAGAGATATTCTAATGGCTCGTAAAACAAGACGTGAAGAAGAAGATGCAGTAATTGATATGACACCGATGCTAGATATCGTGTTCATCATGCTTATCTTCTTCATCGTAACCACTTCATTCGTTAAAGAAGCTGGTATTGATGTGCAAAAGCCGAAAGCGGCTAATGCAAGTGCAAAACCATCTGCAAATATTTTCATCGCGGTTCGTGAGAACGGTGAAATTTGGATGGACAAACGTATGGTTGACGTAGAGCGTGTTTCTGCAAACATTGAAAAATTACTAGCAGAGCAACCTACAGATATCGTTATTATTCAAGCTGACAAGGGTGCCCGTCACGGTACTGTTGTAAAAGTAATGGATGCTATCAAGGACGCAGGGATCGATAAGATTTCAATTGCTGCAGCGACGGGTGGTTAATTATGGTTCGCTTTATAGTTTCAGCACTATTAGGCGTTGCAGTAACCTTTGCGTTGTTTGTCTTAATGGCATTCTTGATTTCAGGTGGGGCAAAGCGTTATGACGATGGCGGTAACAGCGTTGTTATCGAAATTTTGTCAACGCCGCCTAAGTCAAATGTTCAGCAACGTAAGCGTGTGCCGCCACCGCCGCCACCGCCACCTAAAACGCCGCCAAAACCTTCGACTCCTGAGCCGGAGATGAATAACAGCAATTCGGGTGTGACTTTCAACGTTCCAGGCGTTGAATTGAGTGGTACATCAACATCATTAGATGCTCCTGGTGCTGGTTTTGGTCGCGATGGTGAAGCAACACCTATCGTTCGTATCGAACCTAAGTACCCGATTCAGGCTGCTCGTGATGGTAAAGAAGGTTGGGTTCAACTGAGCTTTACGATTGACACATTAGGTGGGGTTAAGGATGTAGAAGTTATTGCTTCTGAACCAAGACGTATTTTCGATAAGGAAGCCAAACGTGCGCTTCGTAAATGGAAATACAAACCAAAAGTTGTTGATGGTAAACCAATTGAACAGCCAGGTATGACTGTACAGCTAGACTTTAGAATGAACCAGGAAGGAGGAGCACAATAATGATGAAAAAACTTATTACGTCTTCACTAATGGTTGCATTTGTTACGACAGCGGCATTACCAATGTCTGCAGTATCGTTTGCCGCTGATGCTCCTAAGCAAGAGCAAAAGAAGAAACGTACAAAGATCGTTGGTCCAGCCGTAGGTAAAAAAGTACAGAAAGCTTTTGAAGCCTACTCTGAAGATCGCATTGACGATGCTTTAGTGTTGTTATTGGAAATCGAAACCTCGAAAGAATATGATCGCGCCTATGTTGATCGCTTTATTGCGAACATGTACGCGACCAAAGGCGGTGCCGATACCAAGAAAGCGTTAAAGTACTTAATCAGTGCGACTAAAGACGAAGTTCTAAATGATAAAGAGCATTCTGATTCGATCAAATTACTTGCTGATTTACAGATGCAAGAGCAAATGTTCGAAGAAGCTCTAAAGAACTACGCGGCTTGGATGGCGTTTACGGGTGAAGAAGATGCTAACACGTATGTTAAAATTGCTAACGCCCACTACGCGCTAAAGCAATTGGATAAAATCATTGAGCCTGCCAATAGAGCGATCGCGCTTTTTGACAAGCCTAATCAAAATCCATACATTCTAAAGCTAACTTCTTACTATGAACGCAAGATGTACCGTGAAGCTGTTGATGTGTTAGAAACCGTTGTGGTTCTTTTCCCTGAAAAGAAAAACTGGTGGACGCAATTAGGTATGTTCTACACCCTAGTAGAAGATTACAAAAAAGCGTTATACACATTAGAAATGGCTTACAAGCAAGGTTTCCTTGAAAAAGAATCAGAAATCAAAATGCTTGCTAACCTTTATGCCAGCAACGATGTACCATATCGTTCAGCTAAATTGTTAGAAAAGTACATCGACAGTGGTTTGGTTACTCGTAATGAAACGAATATGTATGCCATGGCAAATGCTTTTCATGCAGCTCAAGAAGTTGAAACTGCAGCAAAGTATTTCGGTGAAACAGCAAAAATTTCAAACGATCCTAAACACTATCGTCGTCAAGGCATGTTGTTACAACAGGCCCAGCAGTATGATGCCGCTACACAAGCGCTTCAAAAAGCACTTGATTTAGATATCGATGACAAAGGCCGTGTTTACATGACTTTGGCAGAAGCATATTTCTATCAAAACAAGTTTAAGAAAGCGACAGTAGCGATTACAGAAGCACAGAAAGACCCTAAAACGCGTAAAGCGGCTAGAGCTTGGGCTTCTTACATCAAAGATACCGCAGAGCGTAAGAAAAAGATCTAATCTTTCTTAATGCCAATATAAAAAACCAGTCATTGACTGGTTTTTTTTTGTCTGTCATTTAAACGGTTATTTTTAATTTAATCAATAATACCAATCCCATTAAGCTTTTTTACACAACACAGAGTGAGATCAAAGGTTCACTACCAAGTTAAATCTTTTTAGCATAGTCATTCTATGGTTCAAAAATTTAAAGCCATTAATGGCTATTTGATGCACTCCCTCAGGGCGAGTTTTAAAGGTCTTTATTCTGTCTTATTGATTTTGATAAAGGAATGACCATTACCTGAATCAATAACTTGCCTAAAAACCTTTATATTTTCCTGAGTGAGCAAAACTTAGTGGGATTGGTATAAAGTCTATTCACATAAATCTTTAACCTTGACAGCACAAAGGGGGGAGGTGGTTAAAAGAGCAAAGCAGCTGTTATTAGAATCCCAACATTGAAAACAGCGTAATACACGACTCGATATAACCAATTCGATTTATTTAAATCGATGCTTCTTTTGAACCGATGGGTTTATAAGCTATTAAATTCTGATATTCCTCTTGTAATCAATCTATTATCAACTTATTTTAAAAAACTTAATTAAAAAAAGAACTTTATTCACGTTCCTCCCGACTATAAAACTAAATTGAAATAATCTAATTCGGCTCGTAAGGATTGAGAGTGTTTGAGCGCAATGATGAAGCATTAATAAAAAAAGCATTAAACGGCAGTAAATCCGCCTGGATAAGCCTGGTTAAACGCTATGAAAAACCCTTATACAATTATGCCTTTAGAATGGTGTCAAACCGAGAAGATGCGCTGGACTTGATGCAAGATATCTTTGTTGCAGTATTTAGAAACTTATCTTCGTTTCGAGGCGATAGTAAATTTAAAAGCTGGCTATTTCGCATTGCTCACTATCGTTGTATTGAGTTTTACCGGAGAAAAAAGTCGACTCTATCGTTAGATGACGAACCTGAAATGGAAGCTCAGAAGCACCAATCTTGTCCCGAACACAGCACCTTTCAAGCCCGACAATCGAGTGATTTAGTTGATGCCATGGGGCGCTTACCGATAAATCAACGTACGGTTGTTGAATTAAAGTTTTTTCAACATTTTACCTTTGAAGAAATATCAGAGCAGCTCGGGGTCTCTATTAATACGGTTAAGTCTCGTTTATACACAGCATTAGACAAATTAAAAATTACCTTGGAGGTAGATTATGTCTGAATCCGATAAACAATTTCAACGGTGGCTTGAGGGTAAACTGTCAACCGATCAATCTCGCCGTTTTGAGCAGTCTCTAGACACTGATGAGTTCACAAAAGACAGAATGGCTACAGCCAAACATATCGAACAGCAAGTATTTGCCTATGAACAATTGGAGGTACCTGCTTGGGATAGAGGCAATGCATATGAGGTCGGTAACCACTCATCACGGTTCTGGCCAGGTTGGGCGCCATTATCATTCATATTTTCTTGTTTAGCCCTAGTGTGCGTCGTGTTTGACGTTCAAGTTAGCTTTGAAAATCAAGGATTCACGGTTAGGGTAAATTCATCACAACACATAAATCAGACCGATCAAGGTCTAAGTATGCAAGCGTTTGACGACAAGCTAAAAGCCCATGCCTTAGAGCAAGAGTTAGTACTTGCTGACTTTGCTAGTCAGATGAATCAAAATATTCAGGCCAATAATTTACAGTTAGCACAATATTTGATCACCACGACTCGCAGTGAACGCCAGGAAGACATTGCTGATTTCTTAAAATACGTGAACCAACGCCAAAGTGAAGATGCTCTTGACGATAAATTGCGATTCCAACGATTGGAATATCAATTACAGAATCAGGCATTAAATTTCGCAACGGTTATGCAAAATCAAGATGAGATCAATCAACCAACATATCAAGAATCCAATATTGAGGAGTAACTATGAATAATTTAAATAGATCAGGTATCGCTATTGGCTTGATACTAATATCTTGTTCTCTTTGGGCAAATAGTCAAAGTGAATATGAACTACTAGGTAAACAGATGGGCATTATGTCCGACATTATTAAATCCAGTAGTCATAAAAACCCAAGTGACAAAAGCCTTAAAATCCATCATGTTGATCAGTTTTATTTAGCCGGACAAGGGGCAGTGTTCAACTTACGTACTGGCGCGGGTCCTAGGTTAGCCCATTCCGAGGAGGCGTTGATTGAACTCGTGCCACCAACAGCACCTATCGCCCCCGTTATAATTGACTCAAATTATGGGGATAATTTTGAAGTCATCATTGAACATTCAATAGAAGAAGCGAACTCAGCACTTGAGTTGGCAAAAGAGCAATTACGACTGAAATCCGATCAAAGTCGCGAACTGAGAGAGCAGCACAGACAGTTATCTTACGAACTGCGTGATTTAGAACGGGCAAAGCGTGATTTAAATTATCAAAAGTTACACAGCCAGGATAAAGATAAAGACGTTATCGAACAAGATTTAGCCAAGCTTGAATTGCGAGAAGCGACGTTAGAAAAAAACAGAGAACAGTTGAAAGAGAAAAAAGCCGCACTTCGAAAGCAGTTGCGCACAGAACAACAAGAAAAATTCCAACGGCATCAAGAGTTATTGCAACAACTTGAGGTTAACGTCACTCAATCTTTGTGTGATTACGGTGGTGGATTAAAAGCCTTACCAGCAGATGAACACGTTACCATCGTCTTTACAAACTCTGGTGTTCGTACTCGAACTGGGATAAAAGATAAGGTAATGGTGTTTAAGAAAAAAGATATTCGAGAATGTGCCCTAGAAAATATTAAGGCTGACACTTTGTTATCGCGAGCCACACGTTATCAATTTTAGGTGTTAACCCAACAAAAAAATCCCGGTCTATACCGGGATTTTTCTAATCATCAATTGATTATGTGACAAGAAGTTTATTGATCAATTGGTGTGTAAAATGACTCTGGTACGTCAAAATCACCATCAATGCTAGCCAACTTTTCATCTTTGAATATCACCACGAGTTTTTTCTGTTGATGATATTTTTCATCCTTACCAGATTTAAAGTCATAAACGTAGTGCCATGTATTTTTATTAAAACTATCAAGTAATACTGGGTTACCG
Encoded proteins:
- a CDS encoding MotA/TolQ/ExbB proton channel family protein; amino-acid sequence: MKKFIKNAAIFATLTLTAGISVNASANQLDELLKQIKNDRVSVAKIDKKREQEFLSERADKQALLNKAKAELKAEQDRNDRLTKQFAENEITLTNKESELENAKGDLGEMFGVVRRASGNAYGRIATSIVSAQYPGREAVLDKLANAKEIPVLSELEELWFALQTEMTESGKISTFEAEVTQLNGSKSMEQVTRIGTFNLISEQGYLNFNDDAGQIQPLGKQPDGGILGLVPDYLAQDAGYSALWLDPAKGQILNLETQKATLEDRYHQGGTVGYVITVVLIIGLLIGLERMIFLGLMEAKIKKQLKNRNQPNLNNPLGRMIKVYHDNKGADAETLELKLDEAILRETPKIERGINLIKIFAAVAPLLGLLGTVVGMIGTFQSITLYGTGDPKIMAGDISMALVTTAMGLICALPLILVHSIVAGRGKSVFHILDEQSAGIVAEIAEQEKQ
- a CDS encoding MotA/TolQ/ExbB proton channel family protein; translation: MIFLIELWESVREFIATGGFVLYFVAIALFLMWILMIEKYWFLTAVFPKMKRDIIARWDAREDTTSWYAHRIRDNWISEAAEILDARMITIRTLVAMCPLIGLLGTVTGMIAVFEIMAVQGTGNPRLMAAGISMATIPTMSGMVAALSGVFFSSRLDAKVKMEKAKLIDSLPHH
- a CDS encoding ExbD/TolR family protein — translated: MARKTRREEEDAVIDMTPMLDIVFIMLIFFIVTTSFVKEAGIDVQKPKAANASAKPSANIFIAVRENGEIWMDKRMVDVERVSANIEKLLAEQPTDIVIIQADKGARHGTVVKVMDAIKDAGIDKISIAAATGG
- a CDS encoding energy transducer TonB, whose amino-acid sequence is MVRFIVSALLGVAVTFALFVLMAFLISGGAKRYDDGGNSVVIEILSTPPKSNVQQRKRVPPPPPPPPKTPPKPSTPEPEMNNSNSGVTFNVPGVELSGTSTSLDAPGAGFGRDGEATPIVRIEPKYPIQAARDGKEGWVQLSFTIDTLGGVKDVEVIASEPRRIFDKEAKRALRKWKYKPKVVDGKPIEQPGMTVQLDFRMNQEGGAQ
- a CDS encoding RNA polymerase sigma factor, coding for MFERNDEALIKKALNGSKSAWISLVKRYEKPLYNYAFRMVSNREDALDLMQDIFVAVFRNLSSFRGDSKFKSWLFRIAHYRCIEFYRRKKSTLSLDDEPEMEAQKHQSCPEHSTFQARQSSDLVDAMGRLPINQRTVVELKFFQHFTFEEISEQLGVSINTVKSRLYTALDKLKITLEVDYV
- a CDS encoding outer membrane protein assembly factor BamE; translated protein: MLSRALIVLLAVNLLSACVYRIDIPQGNFLEQKQIDKLQIGMNKEQVKFVLGNPVLLDSFNKNTWHYVYDFKSGKDEKYHQQKKLVVIFKDEKLASIDGDFDVPESFYTPIDQ